The Ostrea edulis chromosome 1, xbOstEdul1.1, whole genome shotgun sequence genomic sequence GGCTGTTTTTTGTTGAAACAAAGTGTAATGCCAAGAGTTGGTACAGTTATAAATTGAAATAGTATAGTAAACTGATTTTAGTACAGTACAGTCTTGGTACCAAGTATTGATGTGCAAGCATCTGTAACGGAATGTACCATTTATCATGTTCATGCAACATTTATTGGGCCTTTCAGTCATGATAATTAACTGAGTGAATTTCTACTAAGAGTTGTTGatttaaatattaattattgCGATAGATAGAGATGATACAGTAACAAGATGTACACTAATTAGAAATGAGACTTTGTGAGTTAGATTTGCATGCTTTATCCACCAGCAGTTTTCACAGTGTGTAGAAACCGcgaataaattacatgtataggcCTGGTGTGATGAAGTTTGAGCATACACTTACACTAATTGATATCAGTGTTTTGGATAATATTAATTACATGTTAGTcaagaaaatacaaaatgacaGATCATTATCttgaattaatttatacatggtACTGCAACCTTAAGGTAAATGTCATATATACATAGTGATACATAGGGGTGTGTATTGCTCAAGATTTTCCgatacgatacaatattttctgatgcaATATCTGATGTATTggatatacaatgtagttaagcattttctgaagtaaaatatcaaaatttaaaaaaaatgaagtggtttttaatatcttttatttcataacaaaacaaacaatgacaattaaagtctgaggaaactccaatgtcacaatgtaaaagcagggattaaagtctgagaaatctccgatgtgtcacaacgttaaagcgggtattaaagtctgaggaatctctgatgtgtcacaatgttaaagcgggtattaaagtctgaggaatcgtgttcctgttagaagccatttttaaattatgaacttcgatcccgacTATTAAAAGGGCTATTTTTAAGCCCGACATTATATCGTATCGTATCGTCGAAACACCGTATCGTATATCGCTGGACAGGCGTATACCggtacatttcgatatatcgatgtattgattcacccctatgatacacacatgtatatatacttagCTGTtaaacattggaatatactatatttatattttgacatgatcactctgaaaatatttttgtactgACAAGTTAGACTATTACTGTGTCTTCTGTTTGGGATGCAAGGAAAGTGGATTTTCCATGAACTTATATTATAGGTAAAAGAACACAAAATTCACattaaaatgtacatacataaaTCTTCATATTTGGACAGGAACACATAATATTATGTGAAAGAATCATTTTGGGATGAGAATTCTTATGCGATGTCATAAAGTCCCACATGCTAGGCATTTCATGTGCATTTGTTTTAAGTATCAATTGTATATTATACCTTTTACATCAACGAGTCAAACTTTTCTTGAAATAGTTGTAAAAAGTAACATTTATTAACAGATTCTACCATTAACAAAAAAGTAGTAGTTGTGTATTTAATTTATGAATTCATTTGAGCAGGAGGAGAATTTTTCCAGAGCTCTTGACACGTGTAAAAAGAGCATGAAGGACGACATCGATGGGGAGTTTGTGGGAGCTTGGCTGCTTACTGTGTAAGTTTATAAATACTGACACAATCTTAGTGACACTAGGCAAAGAACTGCTTACTGTGTAAGTTTATAAATACTGACACAATCTTAGTGACACTAGGCAAAGAACTGCTTACTGTGTAAGTTTATAAATACTCACACAATCTTACTGATACTAGGCAAAGAACTGCTTACTGTGTAAGTTTATAAATTGTACTTGCACAATCTTAGTGACGCTAGGCAAAGAACTTGACTTACTTGACttaattccttctctcctcgtggagaatagggccatgaacaagtcctctccatttacttctatcctgggctgatcttgctgcctctgtccatgacccaaaacctagttctttcctctctctttctattgttcttctccacgtttccttcggtcttcctctctttctttttccttctgGTGTCCAACTAAGGGCTACATATGGGTGTGTTCTTTTATCCATCCGTAGCACATGTCCAATCCACTGCCATCTGCGTGTTTTTATCATAGTGCTGATCTTTGCTACTCCTGCTATCTCTCTAACTGCtacttttgatattttcattggcCAGTAGATCTTTAAGATTTTCCTAAGACATTTGTGTTGGAAGGTATCTACAATTTTTTCGTCCCCTTTTGTCATTTTCCAGGTCTCACTGCCATACAATAACACAGCTAATACATTTGAGCTGAAgagcttcatttttgtttttctgttgaGTTGGTTATTGCTCCAGATCTTGCGTAGCTTATGGAATGCTACTCTTGCATGGCCAATTCTTCTTCTTATGTCTTCATTAGTACCTCCTGTCTTGCTTACTGTTGCTCCGAGGTAAATGAACTCATCCACATCGTTTATGTTGTTCCCATTGATGGTTATTGGTGTGATGTTTGCAGCATTTAGATGCATAACTTTggtttttcctgtattgatttttaaacctGTTCTAGCTGCATATCTGTTTAGAGAGTTCAGTTTTTGTTGTATTTGATCTTTGCTGCTGGATAATAAAGCGATGTCGTCTGCAAAATCTAGATCGTCTAATTTTGTTGTCATATTCCATCTTATGCCTGAGTTGTTATCTGCTGTTGTCTTTTTCATTATCCAGTCAACTACCAGGAGGAACAAGAAACCTGACATGTTGCATCCTTGTTTGACACCAGATTTAACATTAAACCATTCTGTTGTACCATTCCCATCAACAACTGCGCATTCACTGTCTTCATACTGATTATTACGTCTGGTATTCCATAAGATTTCATGATCTTCCAAAGGGTTTCCCTGTGTATGCTGTCgaaggctttttcaaaatcgaCGAAGCATAGATAGAGGTTGGAGTTCCATTCTATAGCTTGTTCTAGAATATTACGTAGGACAAATATCTGTTCCGTAGTGCCTCTTCCTGCCCTGAATCCAGCTTGTTCCATTCTCAAATGTCTGTCTACACCAAGtacaattctttttattattattttccccattattTTGGCAGTTGTTGCTATTAGTGTGATTCCTCTCCAATTTCCACAGTTTGTCAGGTCACCTTTCTTTGCTAACTTTATTATAAGTCCCCTTCTCCAATCTTTGGGAGCTTTTCCAGTTGTCCAGACAATGTTGTATAGTTTGTGTAGTTCCTTGACAGTTGTTTCAATATTTCTACAGTGATGTTATCTACACCTGGAGCTTTgcctaatttcatttctttcaatgCTCTCCTTATCTCATCTTCTGTTGGTGGACCTGTTTCTATGTCTAATTCGATGGACTCCCCTGTTAGTATTTCAGCAGGATCAATAGGGTCTGGTCTATTTAACACTTCGCTGAAGTGTTCCATCCATCTTTTTCTTATATCTTCCTCTTTAGTCAAGAGATTTCCTTCCTTGTTTTTTACGTCCAAAAACTGTTGAGGCAGTAAAAAACAAGGAAGGCAAAGAACTGCTTActgtataaatttataaataCTCACACAATCTTAGTGATGCTAGGCAAAGAACTGCTTACTGTGTAAGTTTATAAATACTTGCACAATCTTAGTGATGCTAGGCAAAGAACTGCTTACTGTGTAAGTTTATAAATACTTGCACAATCTTAGTGATGCTAGGCAAAGAACTGCTTACTGTGTAAGTTTATAAATACTCACACTATCTTAGTGATGCTAGGCAAAGAACTGCTTACTGTGTAAGTTTATAAATGCTCGCACAATCTTAGTGATGCTAGGCAAAGAACTGCTTACTGTGTAAGTTTATAAATACTTGCACAATCTTAGTGATGCTAGGCAAAGAACTACTTACTGTGTAAGTTTATAAATACTCACACAATCTTAGTGATGCTATGCAAAAAGCATTGTCTGTCCTCCATATACCTACTAGTACAACAGATCTGTATTCATGTCAAGAATTGAGTGATGGATTTTATTGTAAGCTATAGATAGATTGGTGATCACTGGACTGTTGCCTCGGTCCGTTCATTGTTTATAAATGaggtaaacataatcaatattcAGTGAATTCATCACGAGTCACAGAATTGTGAATCACATGTTCTACTACCTTTACTGTAGCAGGAGGTATTGGTTTTTTAGGAGTGGAgataatttgataaaatacaCCAGGAACTATTTAAGTTTTCAAGTCCTTTCACCTCACAAATTTTACAGCACTATAAAGATCAGGATTTGAATACTTTTTATTATCCCCAAAATAAAAACTGATACACTTTATGGATTTCCCTGTAGAGTAGCACATTGCACTTTTCATTGAAACAGGTAGAAAACTCACACCAAAAAATTTAGACATAAATTTTTGTTGGTGTAAATGTGTTTTAGTGATGCTTATTCTTACTCTAAATCTTCCTTGATATGAGCATATTTCTATTCAAATTCAGAATCAGTTAGTGTGGTTTCTTATAGTAATGAGGAAATGTTTTGAAACTTATTATTGAGGGGATCTAGTAACAAGATTGTTCGTGTGTGTTTGTGACACTGAGCTTGTAAACACTTTGTTGACCACATTTTATGCTCGATTGATTTTAAACTAAATATATaactttgttatcaagagaggaaccCTATAGATTTTGGATTCAATGGTCATAGTTCAAGGTCGCTACAGGACTTCATAGAAATAGCTTGTAGACACTGTACAGACCACATATTTTGctcgattgatttgatacttcacaggTAGATTTGTTATCAAGAtaggaagaaccctattgattttgggttcaaaagattaaaggtcaagatcactatgggacttcatagaaaaaaacccttgtagacactcattgtaAGGGGATATTCCGAGCCTTGTGGAGctgttgtttttattatcacTCAGTTTGAATTTAATTAATACTTTGTTATATTTTTTGTGTTCTTCTGTGACAGAATTcgaaatcatttattttttgaaaaaagatcATTTTGATACCGTAAATGGGTGttcttttgttttcaaatattacTGGACCAGTGACTGGATGCTGTGTGTAGCAAAATCTCATGTGACAGTCGTGTGACAGTGCTTCATGTTGCTGTTTAGTTCATTTATGCATAAAAGAATGATCTGCTGTTATCAAATattaaacctttttttttaaatgtgggTATTGTTGTTTTCAGTATTGACCACTGGGAcaatgagagagagaggttaTTTATTCTAAGTAAAAACTGTATGCTGATCTTCAAGTATGACTTCATTCTTCACAAGCTGGAGGATTACAAGAGAGTGATGTTGTACCTGATTGACACCGTGTGTGTAGGAGACTTTGTCTACCCACCGAGAAGTGTGATGCCGTaagttcattttaaaaatttccataGAATGGTAAGATAATTGGTGCTGTAAGTTCTTAGAATTGTAAAATAGTCCGATTCTATAAGTTTCTTAAATTGTAAAATAATGCGATGccataggtttttttttttaaattttgagatAATCCAATAACATAAATTTCTTAAAATTGTAAgaacttcacttcgagagatcgagaacttTTAGAGATCGAACAttcgagagatcgatagtaaatttgcttagttACAGTAAaactgatatagcgaatttctgcggaCACTATAAAAATTCTCTATAAGCGTActtcgctatacgtttatagcgaattcacaattcaaatataacgaattcgttataaaactgatttgttctacatgtttatcagttgtataagaaagcagcaatcgatatattTGCATTTGCATTGTCTCTAAGAGAAATTAAACCTATCTATTTtcgagaaaaatattttcatacaagaaatatacacactgATTTACATATTATTtgtcttgatggattattaagtcacgcaagaacatgttgaaagaaaaatgtcaacaaaattatgtacaatacatacaaacagtctatcacagttgtcatttacttgttgatTTACataaaggagtgtacgataaaataaatgcaatcaaacttcaaatttaatgaacaagaatagtaaacaataccgacaatatatttgcttaatgtatgtgtaagtattgttttgcgttaacaacctcttttgaaaaaatacaaacagaaatttcgtAATAAATGTGGATCCTTTATGGCAATGGAAAGTGATTGCTAAAAATCACAACgagtttaaaattaaaaaaaaagaattgttacaaaaggtgatttttacattcattttttattgAAGGGGAATGgtaatttacttcgttatatagaatatataaagaatttgcctgggaaatttatttcacttcgctatagccataatttcgctatatccgtgttcgctatattcgaattttactgtatatagaggaaaaaatcaggaccatgatttcacttagagagattgAAGTTCAAGCCATCAAGAGTCACTTGTATAACAATTTGATTTTTTCTGGAAAATTGTTCTCCCCTATggtcttttcttttgttaccctgaattCATCCTTAAACTATGATCTTCACACATCAAATATTTTCCAAATCTTCACATTTGTATTTCTCTTTATAactttacatgtacttacacaGAGGATGGTGTATAGTACCAGTAAATCCTTCCTTTGAACTAGGATTGTCCAATGAAATCCTTCAGTTAAACTAGGATTCTATTGACCTATGAAATTCTTTAGTTGAATTAGGATTCTGTTGACCAATGAAATTCATGTGTTGAACTAGGATTCTgttgaccaatgaaatccttCAATTGAACTAGGATTCATTTGACCTATGAAATCCTTCAGTTGAACTAAGATTGTgttgaccaatgaaatccttCAGTTATACTAGGATTCTGTTGACCAATGAAATACCTTTTCAGAATAAGACAACATGGGGGAATTCAGGTCAAATGGAACAAGGGCCAGCAGCCTGCCTGGGCCCAGATGTGGAACCCCTGGTGTGAAAGTATTCCCTGGATCACCCTGGCTCACCACCCTCTGCTGTACAACCCCAAGGAATATGAGACGGCCTTTTACAATGTGGACGAGTTTTACGAATCTTTGATTCAGGGAATCAGCAACAGCTACAAGGAAAAGAGACCGAGCGAGAAAATCACCATTGTAGAGGGCCCCATCATGATTGAAAGCTATGCCAGTTTGTCCTCAATGGTCTTCAATCAAAGTGGTCTTGGTTTCAATAGAGACAGGAAAGGCATAAGCTTCTAAGATGTGTGGTCTGTCTGATCTACGCAGTTGTTAGTTATCAAGCATAATGTTAATgcacatgtacaatatttggAAATCCATTTCCACTGTCACGAAATgataaattgttaattttccatttgatagattttttattttttttattaattacaCTAGCTGTGACATTAAAggctttgaaaatatttacgttgcttaatttaacattttcattgaCATAGAAATTTTTATCATGACAGTCATTTACTGTGCATGTCATAagaatatgtacattttattgCAGAGCTGTGAtgtttatttaatatatataactttttttt encodes the following:
- the LOC125656324 gene encoding tumor protein p63-regulated gene 1-like protein — its product is MATNTETQNPILSDEEQKTFTGATLQIDGVDNQMGHEPGVEFTGPNPNFNRNRPGSVYGRQSIRSTSSRTSVRPGFIKGDVESSTFFSYKEENFSRALDTCKKSMKDDIDGEFVGAWLLTVIDHWDNERERLFILSKNCMLIFKYDFILHKLEDYKRVMLYLIDTVCVGDFVYPPRSVMPIRQHGGIQVKWNKGQQPAWAQMWNPWCESIPWITLAHHPLLYNPKEYETAFYNVDEFYESLIQGISNSYKEKRPSEKITIVEGPIMIESYASLSSMVFNQSGLGFNRDRKGISF